A part of Maridesulfovibrio hydrothermalis AM13 = DSM 14728 genomic DNA contains:
- the glmS gene encoding glutamine--fructose-6-phosphate transaminase (isomerizing): MCGIIGYAGHRPAVPLIVEGLRRLEYRGYDSAGVATIQNKEVELVRAEGKLAALDEKLAQVNVTNSTFGVGHTRWATHGIPVERNAHPHLDFKKNIAMIHNGIIENYQEIKTELIAKGYEFRSDTDSEVLVNLIAEGRKHSETMLDAISWALKQVDGAYAIALVSVDEPGTVYAARVASPMVMGVGVGENFVASDIPAFLPYTREVVFIEDGELVKITSSSWEVFRRDTLEPVEKEVRTINWDVQAAQKGGHKHFMIKEIFEQPKVISDCLAGRIDLEKGEVVLSEIADLEPPERLHIIACGTSYHAGLWGKYLIEKWAEIPVEVEIASEFRYRDPLLSKGGVALAISQSGETADTLAGIKLVKQKGLPIIGLCNVVGSSVARESSHVVYTQAGPEISVASTKAMCSQLTALLLLALYWGKKKGVIDVATYSRAVMDLRNIPSILEAELPAMRDKAQELSREFSEAYSFFFLGRGMYFPLALEGALKLKEISYIHAEGYASGEMKHGPIALIDPKFPTFAMALNDELFSKVKSNLVEVQARGGEIIALTNPGVDLEVEHRWNLPEVWGPLNTFIALPALQLFAYETADYLGKDVDQPRNLAKSVTVE; encoded by the coding sequence ATGTGTGGAATCATAGGATATGCAGGGCATCGTCCCGCTGTGCCCCTTATCGTAGAGGGTTTGAGAAGGCTGGAATATCGTGGTTATGACTCTGCCGGAGTTGCAACAATTCAGAATAAAGAAGTTGAACTCGTCCGTGCAGAAGGCAAGCTTGCTGCCTTAGATGAAAAGCTTGCGCAGGTTAATGTGACCAACTCTACTTTCGGTGTCGGACATACCCGCTGGGCCACACACGGCATTCCTGTTGAACGCAACGCACATCCTCATTTGGATTTTAAGAAGAATATTGCCATGATCCACAACGGGATCATTGAGAACTATCAGGAAATCAAGACTGAGCTTATCGCCAAGGGGTATGAATTCCGCTCTGACACTGATTCTGAAGTGCTGGTCAATCTGATTGCCGAGGGCCGCAAGCATAGCGAGACCATGCTTGATGCTATCTCATGGGCACTTAAACAGGTGGATGGGGCATACGCGATTGCTCTTGTTTCTGTTGATGAGCCGGGGACTGTCTACGCCGCCCGTGTTGCCAGCCCGATGGTTATGGGGGTTGGTGTGGGAGAAAACTTTGTAGCATCTGATATTCCCGCATTTCTGCCTTACACCCGTGAAGTCGTTTTTATTGAAGACGGTGAATTGGTGAAGATAACCTCCTCTTCATGGGAAGTGTTCAGAAGGGATACCCTTGAGCCTGTTGAGAAAGAAGTGAGGACCATTAACTGGGATGTGCAAGCCGCTCAAAAGGGTGGACATAAGCATTTTATGATTAAGGAGATTTTTGAGCAGCCCAAGGTTATATCTGACTGCCTTGCAGGGCGCATTGATTTGGAGAAGGGGGAAGTAGTGCTGTCTGAGATTGCAGACCTGGAGCCTCCCGAAAGGCTGCATATTATAGCCTGCGGCACATCCTACCATGCTGGGCTTTGGGGTAAATATCTCATTGAGAAGTGGGCTGAAATTCCGGTGGAAGTGGAGATTGCATCTGAGTTCCGCTACCGCGATCCGCTTTTAAGTAAAGGCGGCGTGGCTCTGGCCATCAGTCAGTCCGGTGAGACTGCTGATACTCTGGCCGGGATCAAACTGGTTAAGCAGAAAGGGCTGCCCATTATCGGGCTGTGCAATGTCGTAGGCTCCAGTGTGGCTCGTGAGTCTAGCCATGTCGTTTATACGCAGGCCGGTCCAGAAATAAGCGTGGCTTCTACCAAGGCCATGTGCAGTCAGCTTACAGCACTGCTGCTGCTGGCTCTCTACTGGGGTAAGAAAAAGGGTGTGATTGATGTTGCTACATACAGCCGTGCGGTAATGGATTTGCGCAATATTCCATCTATCCTTGAGGCTGAGCTTCCAGCCATGCGTGATAAAGCGCAGGAACTTAGTCGTGAATTTTCCGAAGCGTACAGCTTTTTCTTTCTCGGGCGCGGCATGTACTTTCCGTTGGCTCTTGAGGGAGCACTTAAGCTTAAAGAGATTTCCTACATCCACGCTGAAGGGTATGCTTCAGGAGAGATGAAGCACGGCCCCATCGCGCTTATAGATCCTAAATTCCCGACTTTTGCGATGGCCTTAAATGACGAGCTGTTTTCCAAGGTTAAGTCAAATCTGGTGGAAGTGCAGGCCAGAGGTGGCGAAATTATCGCCTTGACTAACCCCGGTGTAGACCTTGAAGTTGAACACCGCTGGAACCTGCCTGAAGTCTGGGGGCCGCTGAACACTTTCATAGCACTCCCGGCCCTGCAGTTGTTTGCCTATGAAACAGCAGATTATCTGGGCAAGGATGTCGACCAGCCGAGGAACCTCGCTAAGAGTGTTACTGTAGAATAG